In one Balaenoptera acutorostrata chromosome 5, mBalAcu1.1, whole genome shotgun sequence genomic region, the following are encoded:
- the GK2 gene encoding glycerol kinase 2: MAAPKTAVVGPLVGAVVQGTDSTHFTVFNSKTAELLSHHQVELTQEFPREGWVEQDPKEILQSVYECIEKTCEKLQELSIDISNIKAIGVSNQRETTVIWDKLTGEPLYNAVVWLDLRTQSTVETLSKKIPGSNNFVKSKTGLPLSTYFSAVKLRWILDNVRKVQKAVEEGRALFGTIDSWLIWSLTGGVNGGIHCTDVTNASRTMLFNIHSLEWDKKLCNFFEIPMDILPKVWSSSEIYGRMKTGALEGVPISGCLGDQSAALVGQMCFQEGQAKNTYGTGCFLLCNTGHKCVFSEHGLLTTVAYKLGKDKPVCYALEGSVAIAGAVIRWLRDNLGIIKTSEESEKLAKEVGTSYGCYFIPAFSGLYAPYWEPTARGIICGLTQFTNKSHIAFAALEAICFQTREILDAMNHDCGIPLTHLQVDGGMTNNKVLMQLQADILHIPVIKASMPETTALGAAMAAGAAEGVDVWSLKPEDLSMVMMERFEPQIKATESEIRYSTWKKAVMKSMGWVTTQPPESSEPTTFSSLPLGFFIVTSMIMLIGARYISGVP, encoded by the coding sequence ATGGCAGCTCCGAAGACGGCAGTTGTGGGGCCGTTGGTGGGGGCAGTGGTCCAGGGTACTGACTCCACTCATTTTACGGTTTTCAATTCAAAAACAGCGGAACTACTTAGTCACCATCAAGTGGAATTAACCCAAGAGTTCCCAAGAGAAGGATGGGTAGAACAAGACCCTAAGGAAATTCTTCAGTCAGTTTATGAATGTATAGAGAAAACATGTGAGAAACTTCAAGAACTCAGTATTGATATATCCAACATAAAAGCTATTGGTGTCAGCAATCAGAGGGAAACCACTGTTATCTGGGACAAATTAACTGGAGAGCCGCTCTACAATGCTGTGGTGTGGCTTGATCTAAGAACCCAGTCTACTGTTGAGACGCTTAgcaaaaaaattccaggaagtaATAACTTCGTCAAGTCCAAGACAGGCCTTCCACTTAGCACTTACTTCAGTGCAGTAAAACTTCGTTGGATTCTTGACAATGTGAGAAAAGTTCAAAAGGCTGTTGAAGAAGGTAGAGCTCTTTTTGGTACCATTGATTCATGGCTTATCTGGAGTCTGACAGGAGGAGTTAATGGAGGTATCCATTGTACAGATGTAACAAATGCAAGTAGGACAATGCTCTTCAACATCCATTCTCTAGAATGGGATAAAAAGCTGTGTAACTTTTTTGAAATTCCAATGGACATTCTTCCAAAGGTCTGGAGTTCTTCTGAGATCTATGGCCGAATGAAAACTGGGGCCTTGGAAGGTGTGCCAATATCTGGATGTTTGGGGGACCAGTCTGCTGCATTAGTAGGACAAATGTGCTTCCAGGAAGGACAAGCCAAAAACACGTATGGAACAGGCTGTTTCTTACTATGTAATACAGGTCATAAGTGTGTATTTTCTGAACACGGCCTCCTGACCACAGTGGCTTACAAGCTAGGCAAAGACAAGCCAGTATGTTATGCATTGGAAGGTTCTGTTGCTATAGCCGGTGCTGTTATTCGCTGGCTGAGAGACAATCTTGGAATTATAAAGACctcagaagaaagtgaaaaacttGCTAAAGAAGTAGGTACTTCTTATGGCTGCTACTTCATCCCAGCCTTTTCAGGGTTATATGCACCTTATTGGGAGCCCACTGCAAGAGGGATAATCTGCGGTCTCACTCAGTTCACCAATAAAAGTcatattgcttttgctgcattagAAGCTATTTGTTTCCAAACCCGAGAGATTTTGGATGCCATGAACCATGACTGTGGAATTCCACTCACTCATTTGCAGGTGGATGGAGGAATGACCAACAACAAAGTTCTTATGCAACTGCAAGCAGACATTCTGCATATTCCAGTAATAAAAGCCTCCATGCCTGAAACAACTGCCCTGGGAGCTGCCATGGCAGCAGGAGCTGCAGAAGGGGTAGACGTTTGGAGTCTTAAACCCGAGGATTTGTCAATGGTCATGATGGAACGGTTTGAACCACAGATAAAAGCCACAGAAAGTGAAATTCGTTATTCTACATGGAAGAAAGCTGTGATGAAGTCAATGGGTTGGGTTACAACTCAGCCTCCTGAAAGTAGTGAACCTACTACGTTCTCTAGTCTGCCCTTGGGTTTTTTTATAGTGACTAGCATGATAATGTTAATTGGAGCAAGATACATCTCAGGTGTACCATAA